Proteins found in one Micromonospora sp. WMMD1082 genomic segment:
- a CDS encoding exonuclease SbcCD subunit D, with amino-acid sequence MKVLHTSDWHLGKATWGHSRNHDHEVALGEITAIAAAVQPDLILNTGDLFDQQRPPVQAMKLATDVLRALSAIAPVVVISGNHDSAPLLHWLHGLLRHGERVHIVADPDAVRVGTVLRLPVGDGRLHLAALPFITANRIVTVLDDPSARRKAYAAHIATVQRELLHRLHEDFDPARDVSVFAAHQYLAGSVPSRTENPNHTCDFYATDPEQIPPVDYAAFGHIHKPQDLPGRVIGAYAGSPIQLDFGEVGEAKSVVLAHLHPGNPARIERLPLHAGRRLDVVTGTLDELRAHADSITTEICRIVVHTPTHEPDLSRQIRALFPDATIVQIDENAADRKLDLITPDTPAGGEPDNVAMFSAYLAEQGTRTASADHVRELFGTLLHHSGDEHPPALPAEELLAEDLSAFTVPAEEAEAAA; translated from the coding sequence CTGGCACCTGGGAAAAGCCACCTGGGGCCACAGTCGCAACCACGATCACGAGGTGGCCCTTGGCGAGATCACCGCCATCGCGGCCGCCGTGCAGCCCGACCTCATCCTCAACACCGGCGACCTCTTCGACCAGCAGCGGCCGCCGGTGCAGGCGATGAAGCTCGCCACCGACGTCCTTCGCGCCCTGTCGGCGATCGCCCCCGTCGTCGTCATCTCCGGCAACCACGACTCCGCCCCGCTGCTGCACTGGCTCCACGGGCTGCTGCGTCACGGCGAGCGCGTCCACATCGTCGCCGACCCTGACGCCGTGCGTGTGGGCACCGTGCTCCGGCTCCCGGTCGGCGACGGCCGGTTGCACCTCGCTGCCCTGCCGTTCATCACCGCGAACCGCATCGTCACCGTCCTCGACGATCCCAGCGCCCGGCGCAAGGCCTACGCCGCGCACATCGCTACCGTGCAGCGCGAGCTGCTGCACCGCCTGCACGAGGACTTCGACCCGGCCCGCGACGTCAGTGTGTTTGCCGCGCACCAGTACCTCGCCGGCAGCGTTCCGTCGCGCACGGAGAACCCGAACCACACCTGCGACTTCTACGCCACGGACCCGGAGCAGATTCCGCCGGTGGACTACGCCGCCTTCGGCCACATCCACAAGCCCCAGGACCTGCCGGGCCGCGTCATCGGCGCCTACGCCGGCTCGCCGATCCAACTCGACTTCGGCGAAGTCGGGGAGGCCAAGAGCGTCGTCCTCGCCCACCTGCATCCCGGCAACCCGGCCCGCATCGAACGCCTCCCGCTACACGCCGGGCGGCGCCTCGACGTCGTCACCGGCACGCTCGACGAACTCCGGGCACACGCCGACTCGATCACTACCGAGATCTGCCGCATCGTGGTCCACACTCCGACCCACGAGCCGGACCTGTCGCGGCAGATCCGGGCGCTCTTCCCAGACGCCACGATCGTGCAGATCGATGAGAACGCGGCGGACCGCAAGCTCGACCTCATCACCCCAGACACCCCCGCCGGGGGCGAACCGGACAACGTCGCCATGTTCAGCGCCTACCTCGCCGAGCAGGGCACCCGTACGGCGAGCGCCGATCACGTGCGCGAGCTGTTCGGCACCCTGCTGCACCATTCGGGCGACGAACACCCACCGGCCCTCCCCGCTGAGGAGCTTCTCGCCGAGGACCTCAGCGCCTTCACCGTGCCCGCCGAGGAAGCCGAGGCTGCCGCATGA